GGAAATAAGGGAATTCGTCAGGCAACTTGATAATATCAGGATTTTAGTGGACGAATTCCGCACTGCGGCGTCGAATAATTCCAAGCTTCTTTCTTACCAGCTAATCGTTAAAGCTTATAACGCATACCAGGATAGCGAAGACAACTGGAAAAAACTCACCGAATCAAACCTGCCTAAAGAACTGGCCGGATTCCGCGAACGGGTCATAAAATATGAAATCCCAATCAGGGAGTATCGCCCCTGGATTGATGTTATTCAGGTAAATTGGAATCTGGCAAAGTGGTCTGTTGATGCAGCCGAAGCAACGGTTTATGCAAAGGAAGATTTCAAAATAAACCAGTGCCCGGTATGCCAGGGAAAGCATTTCACCACATGCCCCAAATGCAACGGTTCAGGCGAATGTTTCACCTGCCTGGGCAAAGGTAATGATGAAACCCGAGGTGGAACCACCTGTGTAGTTTGCGAAGGTTCCGGAAAATGCCCGCTGTGCGAGGGAAAAAAAGAAATTACTTGCCCAATCTGTATTATGGCGGCTAATAAATGGGCGACGGAAGAATAACGGCTGGTTTGAAATGCGGAAGGGGGGACTTGAACCCCCAAGCCCGTAAGGGCATTAGGTCCTGAACCTAACGCGTCTGCCAATTCCGCCACTTCCGCTGCTTGAATTGAATCAGTGGTTTATCATTTCTAGAAGCTCCAGTCAAGCATTTTCTACTTGCCAATTTGGTTTCAATATGCTATAATTTGGCATGAAAACTGAGAGCGGAAAAATTATCCAGAAAAACAAGAAGGCTTATTTCGACTACGAAATATTGGATAAAATCGAAGCCGGGCTTGTCCTTAAGGGCACAGAGGTTAAATCTATTCGTGACGGAAACGTAAGCATCAGTGAAGGCTACGGCCGCATCGATAAAGGGGAGGCTTTCATTTATAATATGGAAATAAGCCCTTACCGGGCGGGCAATATTTATAACCATGAGCCTAAGCGACCGCGTAAATTGCTCATGAAAAAGACGGAAATCAGAAGGCTCGTCGGTAATACCACCCAGAAAGGACTAACCCTGATACCGCTGGCGCTTTATTTCCGGAACGGTTTTGCCAAAATAGAAATAGGCCTGGCCCGGGGTAAAAAACTTTACGACAAACGGGAAAGCATTAAAAATAAAATGGCCCAGCGTGAAATTAACAAAATAAGGAGGAAATAAATTCTAATCTTCATCCCGGAATTAATTGGTTTCGGGGGCGAAATGGTTTCGACCGGATAAATGAAGGATAGGGGAGCATGTCGAGGTTGCCAGGCGGCCTCGTAAAAAACCTGGCGACAATTTAAATGCTAACGAATATGCATTCGCTGCTTAATTAGCAGACGCGCTGGTGTGCTTCTCGCCTGCGGAGACACACCGGCGTAACAGCAGCAGGCTACTTTTCCGCCATGCCGGCCGGGCGGAGAGGGAAACTAAACGGCTGGATGGCTTGGATTGAGTCTTTCTGCCGACGCTTTCCCGGCGACAACAAAAGACAGAATAAACATGTAGCGCCTTTATCTCGAACTGTCCGGGACGGGGGTTCGATTCCCCCCGCCTCCAATAATTAGTAGCTGCCCGGCGAGGTTCGCCTTTCCGCGACCCGCCTCCAGATTTTACCCTAAACCTTTTGCTCGGAATATCCGAAAAGTTAATATGTATCTGTAAAATAGAGCAAAGGGTTTAATATGAAAAAATTGCATATTATGATGGTTCTAATCTTGACTCTCGCGATAACAGGGCTCTCTTCACAGGCTTTGGATAAAAATGCGCCCTATATCAGCCTGGAAACACTTTCCGATAAATACGATTTACTTCATGAAAGTGACGGCATCACCGGAAGGGAAATCTTTACCGGAAACGGCACAAAAATCATCGTATGCGCAGGGATGATGACCGTGCTGGTTAATGATAATCTGTTGGTTCTTGAAGATTATGCCAAAACCATAAACGGCCAAATTTCTATTGCACCGGGAGACCTCGCCAAAATAGAAAAACAGATTAGCGAACATCAAACCACATACGGGAAAAAAGAGTGGGGGATAAGAAAAGTCGTAATCGATCCGGGCCATGGCGGTAATTTTAAAGGCGCTCAAGGAACCAATGGAATACTGGAAAAAGAGATTAACTTGTGCGTTGCGAAAAAACTAAAACTCCTTTTACAGGCCAACGGAATTAAAGTTGTGCTTACAAGAGAAAGGGATACACACCTTTCTCCGAACCTTAACGAAGATTTGAACTGCCGGGTCGCAATAGCCAACAAGGAACAACCTGATTTATTTATTTCGATTCATTGCAACTGGGCAAAACAATCCAGCGCCAACGGATTTGAAATATATTATTGCAACGAAAAACCATTGCCTTCATATTGTGTCAAAAAAACTAATCCAGGCGAACTCGATTCGTCCACAAAGAAAATCATCAGCTACGCCTTGAGGGAAGAATTCCTGCAGGAATCACTGGATTTCAGCCGTGAAGTCCAGAGGATTTTTGACCAGCTGCCGACCAACAACCGCGGTATCCACACGGCGGACTTCCGTGTAATCAAGAAAACCGAATGCCCGGCAATTTTGGTTGAAGTTGATTTTATTTCTAACCAAACGATGTGCAAAAGACTCTCATCTGATTCTTACCAGTGTGAAATAGCCCAAAAGCTGGCAAAGAGCGTTTTGAATTACCAGGAAAGGCTTATTGCCACCCAAGGATTCGCCAAATGAGGAGAATATTAATCGCCTTTTCTTTTTTATTCTTTATCCTGTCTTCCTGCAAGGGAGGGCCGGTGCCAGCCATAACTTCGGCTTCGCCAGATTTACGACGAGAAGCAATCATCCGAATGTCCGGCTCACCTGCGGCAAAGCAGTATTTTTCTGATTTTACCACCGCGCTCGACAGCGATACGGATTATCTCGTCCGGGCGCAAGCGGCGGTGGCACTTGGCAAGCTTAAAGATCCAAAAGCCATTCCCTACCTGGTAACCGCCTTGTCGGATAACAGCAACTATGTCAGGATTGATTCGGCAAACGCTTTGGGAAACATAGGTGACCCGCAGGCTATCCAGGCTTTGACGAAAAGTCTTGTGGACGACCCATCACCACATGTCCGGCGTGCCTGCGCGAAAGCTTTGGGAAACATCGGGACAAACGAACCGGTTGAAGCATTGATCCGCGCAATGGATGATGTGGATTTAAGCGTATCGGACACGGCTTACCAATCGTTATGCAAAATCACAAAGCAATCGCTCCCTAAAAAAATAGGCGATTGGAAGGAATGGCATAACAAACAAAAATGATAGCGCGCTTTCTCTCCAAAAAGATAAAATACGATGGTTCTCAAATAGCATCGCTCTGGACTTACCGCCAAACAGGACTGACCGGCAACGGCATTGTCGCTTTTATCGGGCCATGCCAAATACCGGCTGAGAATATCGTGGATATCGAAGACCTGCGAAACGGGAAAACCATCGCCGGCCCTTTAATGCTCCACTTTATCATTGAACTCTTTGAAATGGACCTTGAAAAAGCAATACTGCATCAAAGGCTTTTCGCCGCAATCACCATGGCCATCCTGGAAAAACATATCGGATACCCGTTATCCCGGAAGGGAGACGATATCTACGACGGCCCGGCAAAATTATCGATATCCGTTGCTACGCTTACCCCCGTTTCCAGCAAAATCCACTTTGCCCTTAATATCGTTAGTAAAGGAACACCGGTTAAGACCAAAGGCCTAAAAGATTATAAGATACCGCCGGAAAAAATCGCCCATGAAATAATGAATTCTTTCGTCAATGAAATCATCGACATCAAAAACACCCGCTGTAAAGTGCGCGGCGCGCCATAGATGAGCATAAAAATTAAGTTCTGCGGCGGAGCCCGGACGGTCACCGGCTCGATGCATCTCGTGTATGCCGGAACCAATAAAATCCTGATTGATGCGGGACTCTTTCAGGGAAGGCGTGAAGATTTCTATAGAATCAACACCTCTTTCCCTTTTAACCTGCCGGAAGTAAACGCCATGGTCTTATCGCACGCACATATCGACCATAGCGGCAATATCCCGACAATGGTGAAAAAAGGAATGATGGCACCGATTTATGCCACCATTCCAACCGTCGAACTATGCGCCCTTATGTTGCCAGACAGCGGTCATATCCAGGAAGAAGATATCAAGTTCACTAATAAAATCCACAAACGAAAGGGTCTCCCTTTCCGCGAACCTTTATATACCGAAGAAGATGCCCGCGCCTCACTCGTCCACCTGCGCGGAATTGATTACCACACACCGTTTAAACTGGCGGACAATGTTACCTGCACTTTTTACGAAGCCGGGCATGTCCTGGGCGCCGCGATAAGCGTCCTGGATATTACCGGGGAAAAGAAAATCCGGCTGGCCTACGCCGTCGATTTAGGGAGAAAAAACCTGCCGCTCCTGAAAGACCCGGAAATAATCCAAGGGGTGGATTATCTTATTATTGAAAGCACCTACGGAAAACGGCAGCACGAACAAATCGAAAACGCCAAAGGCAGGCTGGCTGATGTCATCAACCGGACAGCGGAACGCAACGGAAAAATAATCATCCCTTCATTCGCTTTTGAACGGACTCAGGAAATAGTGTTTTTACTGACGGCTCTTATCAGGGAAAGGAAAATCAAGGAGCTCCCGATCTACGTTGACAGCCCCCTGGCAACCAACATAACGAAAGTATTCATGGAAAACATCCGGTTTTTGGATAAACAAACACAGGAACTGATAAAAAGAAATAAAGACCCGTTCGGTTTCAACCGCATTGAATACGTCAATAAGACGGAAGATTCCAAAAGATTGAATACCGATACGCGCCCCATGATTATCCTGTCGGCTTCCGGCATGTGCGAAGCGGGAAGAATCCTACATCACCTGCGTAATAATATCGAAAACCCCGCTAATACCATACTGGTCGCCGGTTACATGGCGCAAAACACCCTGGGTAAAAGAATCGTCGACCGGCAGCCGATTGTAAAGATTTTCGGTGAGGAATACCGCCTTCGCGCCGAAGTTGTTAAAATAAACGCTTTCAGCGCCCATGCCGATATGAACGAGCTCATGGAATATATCCAGCAATGCGGTAAATCGCTTAAGAGGATATTTATCGTCCATGGGGACGAGGAACAATCAACACCGTTTACCGATGAACTTAACCGCCGCGGTTACAAGGCATATCTCCCCGCAAAGGGCGAAGAAATCCCCATCGGTTAAACCACATTTGCCGAAAGAATTTTTCTTGCCCAATACCGTATAATTTTGTAAGATATTTAACGTGGAAATCGCGAATATCTACTATCATAAAGGGGATTAATTATGGGATTATTTTCAAAAAAGCCTGAACCTGCCGCCCCTGCCGCCAAAACTGCTCCTACGCCGCAAGTTCAAACTCAAGCTCAAACTCAAGCGCAGTCACAGCCGAAAAAGCCGGCGATGGACCAATCGGCCCAGAAAATGAAAGCCGTGACAGAAACCATCCGCATGGCTGATAACATGAATGATCTCCTCATCGGAACAGCCGCAAGAACTAAGGAAGCCCTGAATGCCGACCGTATCACTATTTACGTCGTCGATTCGATGCATAATGTCTTATCCTCAAGGATAAAAGACGGCACGGAAGTTAAAGCCATCATGATACCTATCAGCAACAACAGCATTGCCGGATATATCGCCAAGAACGCAAAAACGGTCAATATCAAAGACGCCTATAACAACAACGAATTGCAGCAGAATTATGCCGGGCTGCATTTTGACCGCAGTTGGGACCAGAAAACCGGTTTCCGCACAAAAGAAGTCCTTGGCATTCCGGTAGTCTTGAAAGGAAAAATACAGGGTGTTATCCAGGCCATCAATAAAAAAGGAGCCGCGGAAGGCGCCGGTTTCAGCGAAAACGACATGAAGCTTGTCCAGGATATTGCCGATTCACTGGCTCCGGACCTTAATAAAATAAAGTCGTTTGAAGATGGCCAGCGGGAAGTCGACCTGCACAAGAAAATCAAACGGGTAACCGATAAAATCCATTCGGCGCTTCATATCGATGATGTCCTGCAAAATATTACTGAAGATCTCCTGGATATCTTCGAAATAGAATCATTGACTATTTTCATGCTGGATAAAGAAACAAACCAGCTGGTCTCCCGTTATTGGATCAAGGACGGCGTCCAGGAAATAAGCATCGCCCTCGATAACAGCAGCATCGCCGGATTTGCCGCTAAGAATAACAAAGTCATCTCCATCGCGGACGTTTACAATGAATCGGAGCTCATTAAAATCAGCCCGGAAATCCGCTTCGACAAACGCTGGGATGAGAAGTTCGGCAAACGCACCAGGAATGTTGTCGCGTTTCCCCTGATATTCGGCGGTTCGGTAAACGGCGTTATCCAGCTAATCAATAAAAAGTTCGGGTTCCTTTTCTCCGATAAGGATATCGAATCTGCCCGTGAAATAGCCACCACCTTGGGCATTGCCTTAAGCCGGCAGAAAAAAGTGGCGGGCGTAAAACGCAGCAAATATGATTCTCTCATCGCCGGAAACCTGGTTTCCCAGGAAAAACTCGATGAAGTCGTCAAAAAAGCCAAAGAGACCGGAGACACCCCGGAACAAATCTTAACCAAAGAGCACGGCATTTCCATAGAATCAATCGGCAAATGCTACCAGCTCTATTTCCGGACGGATTTTATAAAGTTTGACAAGGAAATGCAGATACCGGTTAATTTAATCCAAGACGTTACGCTGGACACCCTGAAAAACGAAATGTGGGTCCCGATTGATAAAACCGATAACACCATCCGCGTGGCCATGGAAGACCCCAACGACATCGTTAAGCGCGATACCATACATCTCAGGTTTAAATCAGCCGACTTAAAATATTGCGTCAGCACAAAGGATAATATCGTCAGTATCATAGACCTTTTCTACGGAGTGGCAAAAGCAGAAGAAGGCGCGACGGGAAATGTGGAAGATATTCTGGGCGAACTCAAAGATGAAATCGCCGAGCAGGCAAAAGACGAAGAATCCAAAGCCGAGTTGAAAGAAGACGATTCCGCCATCGTCCGCCTGGTCAACCAGATTATCGAGCAGGCATACGCCCTAAAAGCATCGGATATCCATATCGAGCCTTATACGGAAACCGATACCATCATCAGGCTGCGGGTCGACGGCATCTGCCAGGAAATGATGAAGATACCGAAACACTATAAAAACGCCCTGTCTTCCCGTATAAAAATCATGTCCGGGCTTGATATCGCCGAAAGGCGTCTCCCTCAGGACGGGAAGATTAAATTCAAGAACTTCGGAAAGCTTGATATCGAACTGCGCGTCGCGACTATTCCGACCGTTGCCGGTAACGAAGATGTCGTCATGCGTATTCTGGCTGCGAGTAAACCCATGCCATTGGATAAAATGGGTATCAGTGAACCAAATTTAATAAAGTTTAAGGACATATTAAACAAACCATACGGAATATGCCTGGTGGTGGGGCCGACCGGTTCGGGGAAAACCACTACGCTCCATTCGGCTCTTGGATTTATCAATACGCCGGATATGAAAATCTGGACGGCTGAAGACCCGGTCGAAATCACCCAGTATCAATTGCGCCAGGTGCAGATCCACCCGAAAATCGGCTTTACTTTTGAACGCGCCATGAGGGCGTTCCTGCGCGGCGACCCGGATGTTATCATGGTCGGTGAAATGCGCGACCTGGAAACCACCTCAACCGGTGTTGAAGCCTCGCTCACCGGACATCTGGTCTTTTCCACCCTCCATACCAATAACGCCCCGGAAACGATTACCAGGCTACTGGATATGGGCATAGACCCGTTCTCATTTGCCGACGCATTGCTCGGAATTCTTGCCCAGCGCCTTATACGGACACTCTGCAAAGATTGCAAGGAAGAATACCACCCGAGCGAAAAGGAATTCAAAATATTGAAGACTGAATACGGCAATGATGCGCTGTTCGATTCCAAATTCAAATACACAAAAGATTTTTCCATGTTCCGCCCAAAAGAGGGCGGCTGCACCAAATGCAGTAACCGCGGTTACCGCGGCAGGATGGGTATCCACGAACTCCTTGTTACCAGCGATGAAGTAAAGTCGATGATTCACAAAAAGCCCAAAGCGGCCGAATTAACCGCATTGGTAATCAAGGAAGGCATGATTACCCTTAAACAGGACGGCATCGAAAAAATCATTGCTGGGCATTCAGCACTGCCGGAAGTCTTGTCGGTCTGCATGAAATAAGCCGTTTGACGCTCCGGATTTTACCTGGCTGGCGGGATTATTCCCTCTTTTCCTTGTATTTCAACATATCTTAGGATATAATACACAGTATATCACCATTTATTATAATAGTGTATGAGGCATATTGAATATGAAGACCATCGCGGAATACCTTAATAAAAAGCCGGAGAATTTCACCAAAAGCGACCTAATCAGGTTCATTGATAAAAATAATATCCGGATGCTGAATTTCCGCTATGTCGGCGGAGACGGCAAGTTAAAAACGCTTAACTTTGTCGTTACGGATAAAGCAAAACTGGATTTATTGCTTTCCGCCGGAGAGCGTGTCGACGGCTCCAGCCTTTTCCCGTATATCGATGCCGGGTCAAGCGACCTTTACGTCATCCCGCGCTATAAAACCGCCTTTATCAATCCCTTTTCCGCTTTCCCGTCAATTGATATCATGTGCGCTTATTATACCAGCAAAGGCATCCCACTTCCCAACGCTCCGGAACAGGTTGTCAAAAACGCCCATAACTCCCTTAAAAAAGCGACCGGATTAACTATGGAAGCGATGGGGGAACTGGAATA
The sequence above is a segment of the Planctomycetota bacterium genome. Coding sequences within it:
- a CDS encoding MBL fold metallo-hydrolase, producing the protein MKIKFCGGARTVTGSMHLVYAGTNKILIDAGLFQGRREDFYRINTSFPFNLPEVNAMVLSHAHIDHSGNIPTMVKKGMMAPIYATIPTVELCALMLPDSGHIQEEDIKFTNKIHKRKGLPFREPLYTEEDARASLVHLRGIDYHTPFKLADNVTCTFYEAGHVLGAAISVLDITGEKKIRLAYAVDLGRKNLPLLKDPEIIQGVDYLIIESTYGKRQHEQIENAKGRLADVINRTAERNGKIIIPSFAFERTQEIVFLLTALIRERKIKELPIYVDSPLATNITKVFMENIRFLDKQTQELIKRNKDPFGFNRIEYVNKTEDSKRLNTDTRPMIILSASGMCEAGRILHHLRNNIENPANTILVAGYMAQNTLGKRIVDRQPIVKIFGEEYRLRAEVVKINAFSAHADMNELMEYIQQCGKSLKRIFIVHGDEEQSTPFTDELNRRGYKAYLPAKGEEIPIG
- a CDS encoding DUF366 family protein, with translation MIARFLSKKIKYDGSQIASLWTYRQTGLTGNGIVAFIGPCQIPAENIVDIEDLRNGKTIAGPLMLHFIIELFEMDLEKAILHQRLFAAITMAILEKHIGYPLSRKGDDIYDGPAKLSISVATLTPVSSKIHFALNIVSKGTPVKTKGLKDYKIPPEKIAHEIMNSFVNEIIDIKNTRCKVRGAP
- the smpB gene encoding SsrA-binding protein SmpB — its product is MKTESGKIIQKNKKAYFDYEILDKIEAGLVLKGTEVKSIRDGNVSISEGYGRIDKGEAFIYNMEISPYRAGNIYNHEPKRPRKLLMKKTEIRRLVGNTTQKGLTLIPLALYFRNGFAKIEIGLARGKKLYDKRESIKNKMAQREINKIRRK
- a CDS encoding N-acetylmuramoyl-L-alanine amidase encodes the protein MKKLHIMMVLILTLAITGLSSQALDKNAPYISLETLSDKYDLLHESDGITGREIFTGNGTKIIVCAGMMTVLVNDNLLVLEDYAKTINGQISIAPGDLAKIEKQISEHQTTYGKKEWGIRKVVIDPGHGGNFKGAQGTNGILEKEINLCVAKKLKLLLQANGIKVVLTRERDTHLSPNLNEDLNCRVAIANKEQPDLFISIHCNWAKQSSANGFEIYYCNEKPLPSYCVKKTNPGELDSSTKKIISYALREEFLQESLDFSREVQRIFDQLPTNNRGIHTADFRVIKKTECPAILVEVDFISNQTMCKRLSSDSYQCEIAQKLAKSVLNYQERLIATQGFAK
- the tadA gene encoding Flp pilus assembly complex ATPase component TadA, with amino-acid sequence MGLFSKKPEPAAPAAKTAPTPQVQTQAQTQAQSQPKKPAMDQSAQKMKAVTETIRMADNMNDLLIGTAARTKEALNADRITIYVVDSMHNVLSSRIKDGTEVKAIMIPISNNSIAGYIAKNAKTVNIKDAYNNNELQQNYAGLHFDRSWDQKTGFRTKEVLGIPVVLKGKIQGVIQAINKKGAAEGAGFSENDMKLVQDIADSLAPDLNKIKSFEDGQREVDLHKKIKRVTDKIHSALHIDDVLQNITEDLLDIFEIESLTIFMLDKETNQLVSRYWIKDGVQEISIALDNSSIAGFAAKNNKVISIADVYNESELIKISPEIRFDKRWDEKFGKRTRNVVAFPLIFGGSVNGVIQLINKKFGFLFSDKDIESAREIATTLGIALSRQKKVAGVKRSKYDSLIAGNLVSQEKLDEVVKKAKETGDTPEQILTKEHGISIESIGKCYQLYFRTDFIKFDKEMQIPVNLIQDVTLDTLKNEMWVPIDKTDNTIRVAMEDPNDIVKRDTIHLRFKSADLKYCVSTKDNIVSIIDLFYGVAKAEEGATGNVEDILGELKDEIAEQAKDEESKAELKEDDSAIVRLVNQIIEQAYALKASDIHIEPYTETDTIIRLRVDGICQEMMKIPKHYKNALSSRIKIMSGLDIAERRLPQDGKIKFKNFGKLDIELRVATIPTVAGNEDVVMRILAASKPMPLDKMGISEPNLIKFKDILNKPYGICLVVGPTGSGKTTTLHSALGFINTPDMKIWTAEDPVEITQYQLRQVQIHPKIGFTFERAMRAFLRGDPDVIMVGEMRDLETTSTGVEASLTGHLVFSTLHTNNAPETITRLLDMGIDPFSFADALLGILAQRLIRTLCKDCKEEYHPSEKEFKILKTEYGNDALFDSKFKYTKDFSMFRPKEGGCTKCSNRGYRGRMGIHELLVTSDEVKSMIHKKPKAAELTALVIKEGMITLKQDGIEKIIAGHSALPEVLSVCMK
- a CDS encoding HEAT repeat domain-containing protein, whose protein sequence is MRRILIAFSFLFFILSSCKGGPVPAITSASPDLRREAIIRMSGSPAAKQYFSDFTTALDSDTDYLVRAQAAVALGKLKDPKAIPYLVTALSDNSNYVRIDSANALGNIGDPQAIQALTKSLVDDPSPHVRRACAKALGNIGTNEPVEALIRAMDDVDLSVSDTAYQSLCKITKQSLPKKIGDWKEWHNKQK